The Pedobacter roseus genome contains a region encoding:
- the rpoC gene encoding DNA-directed RNA polymerase subunit beta' translates to MSYKKDNKLKSNFTSITISLSSPEIILERSSGEVLKPETINYRTYKPERDGLFCERIFGPVKDYECHCGKYKRIRYKGIVCDRCGVEVTEKKVRRERMGHIALVVPVAHIWYFRSLPNKIGYLLGLPTKKLDLIIYYERYVVIQSGLMAEEGINYMDFLTEEEYLDILDKLPKENQYLDDKDPNKFIAKMGAEALEDLLKRIDLDTLSYDLRHQAANETSQQRKNEALKRLQVVEAFRGANTRIENRPEWMIVKIVPVIPPELRPLVPLEGGRFATSDLNDLYRRVIIRNNRLKRLIEIKAPEVILRNEKRMLQEAVDSLFDNSRKVNAVKTEGNRALKSLSDILKGKQGRFRQNLLGKRVDYSARSVIVVGPSLKLHECGIPKDMAAELYKPFIIRKMIERGVVKTVKSAKKIVDRKDPLVWDILENVLKGHPVLLNRAPTLHRLGIQAFQPKLIEGKAIQLHPLVCTAFNADFDGDQMAVHLPLGNAAILEAQVLMLAAHNILNPANGTPITVPSQDMVLGLYYITKGRRTDETRVVKGQDSNFYSPEEVIIAYNEKELDLHAFIKVRVNVKQNDGSIVNKLTETTVGRVLFNQMVPEEVGYINELLTKKSLRDIIGEVVKMTGMARSSQFLDDIKELGFRMAFQGGLSFNLQDVNIPVEKHTLLEQAANEVEEVRNNYNMGFITNNERYNQIIDIWTRINNRLTTFVMNQLSSDNQGFNSVYMMLDSGARGSKEQIRQLCGMRGLMAKPQKSGSGGDIIENPILSNFKEGLSVLEYFISTHGARKGLADTALKTADAGYLTRRLHDVAQDMIVNSVDCGTLRGMYTTALKDQEDIVEPLYDRILGRTSLHDVYNPLDNTLLVSAGEDINEEVAKLIEESPLEGIEIRSVLTCENKRGVCALCYGRNLASGKRVQRGEAVGVIAAQSIGEPGTQLTLRTFHVGGTASNIAAESNIVAKFDGVIEFENIRTVDTQTEEGTVQVVLGRSGEFKIVEPGTGRIIVTNNIPYGAFLFVKEGDKLSKGDKICSWDPYNAVILSEFAGKAQFDAIIEGVTFREESDEQTGHREKVIIDTRDKTKNPSVQIVDKKGEFIKGYNIPVGAHVSVDEGETIQTGQIIAKIPRATGKTRDITGGLPRVTELFEARNPSNPAVVTEIDGVVTLGGVKRGNREITIESKDGEVKKYLVPLSKHILVQDNDFVKAGMPLSDGSISPADILSIKGPAAVQEYLVNGIQEVYRLQGVKINDKHFEVIVHQMMQKVHIEDPGDTIFLENNAVDRWDFADENDAMYDKKVVEDAGDSTEIKPGQIVSLRKLRDENSQLKRKDLKQITVRDARPATASSILQGITRASLGTKSFISAASFQETTKVLNEAAIAGKRDNMLGLKENVIVGHLIPSGTGVRGYERIIVGSQEEYDKLLASKQEEVEA, encoded by the coding sequence ATGTCTTACAAAAAGGATAATAAATTAAAAAGCAATTTCACATCCATCACGATCAGCTTATCGTCTCCGGAAATTATTTTGGAACGCTCAAGCGGTGAGGTGTTGAAACCAGAAACCATTAACTACCGTACTTACAAACCTGAGCGTGATGGTTTGTTCTGTGAGCGTATTTTTGGTCCGGTAAAAGATTACGAATGTCATTGCGGTAAATACAAACGTATCCGTTATAAAGGTATTGTTTGCGACCGTTGTGGTGTTGAAGTAACGGAGAAAAAAGTACGTCGTGAGCGTATGGGACACATTGCTTTAGTGGTTCCTGTTGCACACATCTGGTATTTCCGCTCTTTACCAAACAAAATCGGTTATTTATTAGGTTTACCTACTAAAAAACTTGATTTAATTATCTATTATGAGCGTTACGTAGTTATTCAGTCAGGTTTAATGGCTGAAGAAGGTATCAACTATATGGACTTCTTAACAGAGGAAGAATATTTAGATATCTTAGATAAATTACCTAAAGAAAATCAATATTTAGACGATAAAGATCCTAATAAATTCATCGCCAAAATGGGTGCTGAAGCATTAGAAGATTTATTAAAACGTATTGACTTAGATACTTTATCTTACGATCTACGTCACCAGGCTGCTAACGAAACTTCTCAACAACGTAAAAATGAGGCTTTAAAACGTCTTCAGGTTGTTGAAGCTTTCCGTGGTGCCAATACACGTATCGAGAATCGCCCTGAGTGGATGATTGTTAAAATCGTTCCGGTTATTCCACCAGAATTACGTCCGTTGGTTCCATTAGAAGGTGGCCGTTTCGCTACTTCCGATTTAAATGATTTATACCGTCGTGTAATTATCCGTAACAACCGTTTAAAACGTTTGATCGAGATTAAAGCACCAGAGGTAATTTTACGTAACGAGAAACGTATGTTGCAGGAAGCTGTAGATTCGTTATTTGATAACTCACGTAAAGTTAACGCGGTAAAAACTGAAGGTAACCGTGCTTTGAAATCACTTTCAGATATCCTGAAAGGTAAACAAGGTCGTTTCCGTCAGAACTTATTGGGTAAACGTGTGGATTATTCAGCTCGTTCGGTAATTGTTGTAGGGCCAAGCCTTAAATTACACGAGTGCGGTATTCCTAAAGATATGGCTGCTGAGCTTTACAAACCATTTATCATTCGTAAAATGATTGAGCGTGGTGTAGTAAAAACAGTTAAATCTGCTAAGAAAATTGTTGATAGAAAAGATCCGTTAGTTTGGGATATCTTAGAAAATGTACTAAAAGGTCACCCGGTATTATTAAACCGTGCACCTACACTACACAGGCTAGGTATTCAGGCTTTCCAGCCGAAATTAATTGAAGGAAAAGCAATCCAGTTACACCCATTAGTTTGTACCGCATTCAACGCCGATTTTGATGGTGACCAGATGGCTGTCCACTTACCACTAGGTAACGCAGCAATTTTGGAAGCCCAGGTATTAATGTTGGCTGCACACAACATCTTAAACCCTGCAAACGGTACGCCAATTACAGTACCATCTCAGGATATGGTTTTGGGTCTTTATTACATTACTAAAGGCCGTAGAACTGATGAAACAAGGGTTGTAAAAGGACAAGATTCAAATTTCTATTCTCCGGAAGAAGTAATCATTGCTTATAACGAGAAAGAATTAGATCTTCATGCTTTTATCAAAGTAAGGGTAAATGTTAAGCAAAATGACGGTTCTATCGTTAATAAATTAACTGAAACTACTGTTGGTAGGGTATTGTTTAACCAAATGGTTCCTGAAGAAGTTGGTTACATCAACGAGTTATTAACTAAAAAATCGTTAAGAGATATTATCGGTGAGGTAGTTAAAATGACTGGTATGGCACGTTCTTCTCAATTCTTGGATGATATCAAAGAATTAGGTTTCCGTATGGCATTTCAGGGAGGTTTATCGTTCAACTTACAAGACGTTAACATTCCGGTTGAGAAACATACTTTATTAGAGCAGGCTGCTAACGAAGTTGAAGAGGTAAGAAACAACTATAACATGGGTTTCATTACCAACAACGAGCGTTACAACCAAATCATCGATATCTGGACACGTATCAATAACAGGTTAACTACATTCGTAATGAACCAGTTATCAAGCGATAACCAAGGTTTTAACTCGGTGTATATGATGCTTGATTCTGGAGCACGTGGATCCAAAGAGCAGATTCGTCAGCTTTGCGGTATGCGTGGTTTGATGGCAAAACCTCAAAAATCCGGTTCAGGTGGTGATATCATTGAAAACCCGATCTTATCAAACTTTAAAGAAGGTTTATCGGTATTAGAGTACTTTATCTCTACTCACGGTGCGCGTAAAGGTTTGGCAGATACGGCGTTAAAAACAGCTGATGCGGGTTACTTAACCCGTCGTTTACATGATGTTGCACAAGATATGATTGTTAACTCTGTTGATTGTGGTACTTTAAGAGGTATGTACACAACTGCGTTAAAAGATCAGGAAGATATTGTTGAGCCATTATACGACAGGATTTTAGGCCGTACTTCATTACATGATGTTTACAATCCTTTGGATAACACATTATTAGTAAGTGCTGGTGAAGATATTAACGAAGAAGTTGCTAAACTGATCGAAGAGTCTCCGTTAGAAGGTATCGAAATTCGTTCGGTATTAACTTGCGAGAACAAACGTGGTGTTTGTGCACTATGTTACGGTCGTAACTTAGCATCTGGTAAACGCGTTCAAAGAGGTGAGGCAGTTGGTGTAATTGCAGCACAATCAATCGGTGAGCCGGGTACACAGTTAACACTTCGTACTTTCCACGTGGGTGGTACTGCATCAAACATTGCTGCAGAATCAAACATTGTAGCTAAGTTTGACGGTGTAATCGAATTCGAAAATATTCGTACTGTTGATACACAAACAGAAGAAGGAACAGTTCAGGTAGTATTAGGTCGTTCAGGTGAGTTCAAAATTGTTGAACCAGGAACCGGACGTATCATTGTAACCAACAACATTCCTTACGGTGCATTCTTATTCGTAAAAGAAGGCGATAAACTTTCAAAAGGTGATAAAATCTGTTCATGGGATCCGTACAACGCGGTTATTCTATCAGAATTTGCCGGTAAAGCACAATTTGATGCCATTATTGAAGGTGTTACCTTCCGTGAAGAATCAGATGAGCAAACTGGTCACCGTGAAAAAGTAATTATCGATACACGCGATAAAACGAAAAACCCTTCAGTTCAGATTGTTGATAAGAAAGGTGAATTCATCAAAGGTTATAACATTCCGGTAGGAGCCCACGTTTCAGTTGATGAAGGTGAAACTATCCAAACTGGACAGATTATCGCTAAGATTCCTCGTGCAACTGGTAAAACCAGGGATATTACGGGTGGTTTACCTCGTGTAACGGAATTATTTGAAGCACGTAATCCATCTAACCCAGCGGTAGTAACTGAGATTGATGGTGTGGTAACTTTAGGTGGCGTTAAACGTGGTAACCGTGAGATCACAATCGAATCAAAAGATGGTGAAGTTAAAAAATACCTTGTTCCATTGTCTAAACATATCCTTGTACAGGATAATGACTTTGTGAAGGCGGGTATGCCTTTATCAGATGGTTCAATTTCTCCTGCTGATATCTTATCAATTAAAGGCCCTGCAGCTGTTCAGGAATACTTAGTAAATGGTATTCAAGAAGTTTACCGTTTACAAGGTGTAAAAATTAACGATAAGCACTTCGAGGTAATTGTTCACCAGATGATGCAGAAAGTTCACATTGAAGATCCGGGTGATACTATTTTCTTAGAAAACAATGCTGTTGACCGTTGGGATTTTGCCGATGAGAACGATGCAATGTACGACAAGAAAGTTGTTGAAGATGCAGGTGATTCTACAGAAATCAAACCAGGTCAGATTGTTTCGTTACGTAAATTAAGAGACGAAAATTCTCAGTTAAAACGTAAAGATTTAAAACAGATCACGGTTAGAGATGCAAGACCAGCAACTGCAAGTTCTATCTTACAAGGTATTACACGTGCATCATTAGGTACTAAATCGTTCATTTCTGCGGCTTCGTTCCAGGAAACTACGAAAGTATTAAATGAGGCAGCAATTGCAGGTAAACGCGATAATATGTTAGGCTTGAAAGAAAACGTGATCGTAGGTCACTTAATCCCTTCAGGTACTGGTGTACGTGGTTACGAAAGAATCATCGTTGGTTCTCAGGAAGAATACGATAAATTATTGGCTTCGAAACAAGAAGAAGTTGAAGCTTAG